A single genomic interval of Sulfuricurvum sp. harbors:
- a CDS encoding M15 family metallopeptidase: MRSFTVLTASVLLFSFAWSNPQCYLEGYPNLIASADENAIVLKDGTRFPYHTDDSKSSWDEKINHADLATQVEQHYDAGGHNTPQPYLFDPGRLRYQPFFQALYGKDQKAIEKNLVRIDWPTLKGSIKLPVNKVAGVDKKLYQIGQEIAKLPKSDRIWAEGATTYCYRVIQDTDRLSMHSYGIAIDLAPTKTQYWKDEAPSETAHIGYKNTMPLSIVRIFEKHGFIWGGRWYHYDTMHFEYRPELLAPACTNNAK, translated from the coding sequence ATGCGATCTTTTACTGTTTTAACCGCTTCCGTTTTGCTTTTTTCCTTTGCGTGGTCTAATCCGCAATGTTACCTCGAAGGATATCCCAACCTCATCGCTTCAGCCGATGAAAATGCAATCGTCCTCAAAGACGGCACCCGGTTTCCCTACCACACGGATGATTCAAAATCCTCATGGGACGAAAAAATAAACCATGCCGATCTTGCTACACAGGTTGAACAGCACTACGACGCAGGCGGGCACAATACACCGCAGCCGTATCTCTTCGATCCGGGACGTCTGCGCTATCAGCCTTTTTTTCAAGCACTTTACGGCAAAGATCAAAAAGCGATTGAAAAGAATCTCGTCCGTATCGACTGGCCGACTCTGAAGGGATCCATCAAACTTCCGGTGAACAAAGTCGCAGGGGTAGATAAAAAACTTTACCAAATCGGTCAAGAGATCGCAAAACTCCCTAAAAGTGACCGTATCTGGGCAGAAGGTGCGACAACCTACTGTTATCGCGTGATCCAGGACACCGATCGTCTCTCTATGCACAGCTACGGTATTGCGATCGATCTCGCACCCACAAAAACCCAATATTGGAAAGACGAAGCTCCCTCAGAGACCGCTCACATCGGCTATAAAAATACTATGCCCCTCTCCATCGTCCGTATCTTTGAAAAACACGGGTTTATTTGGGGCGGACGATGGTACCACTACGATACGATGCATTTCGAATACCGTCCCGAGCTTCTCGCCCCTGCATGCACTAATAATGCAAAATAA
- a CDS encoding TonB-dependent receptor yields MSKPRRISHSILLSTLLVTASFATENLGIIGIDSTTIDDRFTSKQTEVSNTATISGETVDEAHIENIQQVLNRIPGITTEVTGGDKFKLHIRGVENQRYMGEKPGVAVVIDGVPVFERTGSVNIDLDNIESIKVVKGGASYLFGEDALSGAVIITTKKGAKNSYSAVGVEAGSFDYRKYLLRGGYATDTYNFYVQGSQRTSDSFWENGGYDNKYLNSKFQYYIDDTSDITAGIELSDRNKDSHGTVKGVTEAETNPTSAYNGTGDRDYARKFDVQLAKYFLTYAKTINDSSNLLVNVYQYNDNTNFISGPIKYDTSGAKVTADDAYGTNNDYFQIQRGIKSELRTSGETFATMLGLDLRDNYYENKTNILQSYCTRMGATACSNPNNIKTAGTITGNDETDENVYALYGELKYALSNDLVMTGNARYDRITMDYDDTLNSIQIKKTFNVGSYRLGTTYALTPSSSLYANVSTGFRTPTVSQLFAGDIDPTNTKVESNHALKPETSYNYEIGLRGNTSWFDYDMAVFMIDRKDYIMANVGQYASTDPANPLYTATQYDNIGGMRNKGFELSLNTDRKETFFFDVAYSFIDAKFTQYDNFNLTLGNSYGTYVSTLTNPASQYTIEHYNLTGNVVPRVPKHTLNLSVGYNYNEHLLLTTELNAKSNYYADELNRIEIAGQATLNLLANYTAKIYGYRFEAFARIDNVLDKFYYNTARASGDANSDGIFDAEDLSITVNPGRVYTAGLSVKF; encoded by the coding sequence ATGTCCAAACCCCGCCGAATCTCTCATAGTATCTTATTATCTACCCTCCTTGTCACCGCCTCTTTTGCAACTGAAAATCTCGGAATCATCGGAATTGATTCGACGACGATCGACGATCGTTTCACCTCAAAACAGACCGAAGTTTCCAATACCGCTACTATTTCCGGCGAAACCGTTGATGAAGCGCATATAGAGAATATTCAACAGGTACTCAACCGTATTCCGGGGATCACAACCGAAGTAACGGGAGGCGATAAATTCAAACTCCACATCCGAGGGGTAGAAAATCAACGGTATATGGGAGAAAAACCGGGCGTTGCCGTCGTCATTGACGGGGTCCCCGTATTTGAGCGGACCGGAAGCGTCAACATCGATCTGGATAACATCGAATCGATCAAAGTTGTCAAAGGGGGAGCATCGTATCTTTTCGGTGAAGATGCGCTGAGCGGTGCGGTAATCATCACGACGAAAAAAGGGGCGAAAAACAGCTATAGCGCCGTAGGGGTGGAAGCGGGAAGTTTTGATTACCGCAAATACCTCCTTCGCGGAGGATACGCTACGGACACCTATAATTTTTACGTGCAGGGGAGCCAACGCACAAGCGACAGTTTTTGGGAAAACGGCGGATATGACAACAAATATCTCAACTCGAAATTTCAGTATTACATTGATGACACCAGCGATATTACCGCAGGTATCGAGTTATCCGACCGGAACAAAGACAGCCACGGTACCGTCAAAGGGGTGACCGAGGCAGAAACAAACCCGACCAGTGCCTACAACGGGACGGGAGATCGTGATTACGCCCGTAAATTTGACGTTCAGTTGGCTAAATACTTTCTTACTTACGCGAAAACGATCAATGATTCCTCCAATCTCCTCGTCAATGTCTACCAATATAATGACAATACCAATTTCATCAGTGGACCGATCAAATACGATACTTCCGGAGCGAAAGTAACTGCGGATGACGCATACGGAACCAATAACGACTATTTCCAAATCCAAAGAGGGATCAAAAGCGAACTCCGTACATCGGGTGAAACATTTGCAACGATGCTCGGTCTCGATCTGCGGGACAACTATTATGAGAACAAAACCAACATCTTGCAAAGCTACTGTACCCGAATGGGAGCAACCGCCTGTTCGAATCCGAACAACATCAAAACAGCGGGGACAATCACCGGAAACGATGAAACCGATGAAAACGTCTACGCCCTCTACGGTGAGCTAAAATACGCCCTCTCTAATGATTTGGTCATGACCGGGAATGCCCGATATGACCGCATTACGATGGATTACGATGACACCCTCAACAGCATCCAAATCAAAAAAACGTTCAATGTCGGCTCCTATCGCCTCGGTACCACCTATGCCCTCACCCCATCCTCATCGCTGTATGCCAATGTCTCAACCGGATTTCGTACACCGACGGTGAGCCAGCTTTTTGCCGGGGATATCGACCCGACCAATACCAAAGTCGAAAGCAACCATGCCCTCAAGCCCGAAACTTCATACAACTACGAAATCGGGCTCCGCGGGAACACCTCCTGGTTTGACTATGACATGGCCGTATTCATGATCGACCGTAAAGATTACATTATGGCCAATGTCGGGCAATACGCCTCAACCGACCCGGCAAATCCTCTCTACACCGCAACCCAATACGATAACATCGGAGGTATGCGGAATAAAGGATTTGAGCTCTCCCTCAACACCGATCGAAAAGAGACGTTTTTCTTCGATGTGGCCTATTCCTTTATCGATGCCAAATTTACCCAGTACGACAACTTTAACCTGACGTTGGGAAATTCTTACGGAACATACGTTTCGACACTGACCAATCCTGCGTCACAATATACGATTGAACACTATAACCTCACCGGAAATGTCGTCCCGCGCGTTCCGAAACATACGCTGAACCTCAGCGTAGGCTACAACTACAACGAGCATCTTCTCCTCACCACCGAGCTCAACGCAAAATCAAACTATTATGCCGATGAACTCAACCGAATCGAGATTGCGGGACAGGCAACACTCAACCTGCTGGCAAACTACACCGCCAAAATTTACGGATACCGGTTCGAAGCGTTTGCCCGAATCGATAACGTCCTGGATAAATTTTACTACAACACGGCACGTGCCAGCGGCGATGCCAACAGTGACGGAATCTTCGATGCCGAAGACCTCTCCATCACGGTCAATCCGGGGCGTGTCTATACGGCAGGCTTATCCGTTAAATTTTAA
- a CDS encoding sulfite exporter TauE/SafE family protein has product METMTLLSLFIVALSYGATACMLTCMPLLSPILLANSSTRQQSLKVLLPISMGRISGYIFLSLIAYLGASMIKTLISDTTLMGYLLGSVTLILAGRLWFSLRASSSCCNTSPAAPQGNIALFLSGMFLSMSICAPVATMMTLSATSTSITWAVAYGAAFGLGATLLWFFFFSVVLTRVLKESLKHLSQYRNVLQHLAPLFLAGIGIAIFKGWIRL; this is encoded by the coding sequence ATGGAAACAATGACGCTTCTTTCGCTCTTTATTGTCGCGCTCTCCTATGGAGCGACCGCGTGCATGCTCACCTGCATGCCGCTGCTCTCACCGATTCTTTTGGCGAACAGCAGTACGCGGCAACAAAGTTTGAAAGTCCTGCTCCCGATAAGTATGGGGCGTATCAGCGGCTATATTTTCCTCTCCCTCATCGCCTATCTCGGGGCATCCATGATTAAAACGCTCATCAGCGACACGACATTAATGGGGTATCTCCTCGGGAGTGTCACCCTGATCCTCGCCGGACGGTTGTGGTTTTCACTGAGAGCTTCCTCCTCTTGCTGCAACACTTCACCCGCTGCTCCGCAGGGGAACATTGCCCTATTCCTGAGTGGAATGTTCCTCTCCATGTCCATATGTGCACCCGTCGCTACCATGATGACGCTCAGTGCCACCAGCACCTCAATTACGTGGGCGGTAGCCTATGGAGCGGCCTTCGGTCTGGGTGCGACACTGTTGTGGTTTTTCTTTTTTTCGGTGGTTCTCACACGGGTGCTCAAAGAGAGTCTGAAACATCTCTCGCAGTACCGGAATGTTTTACAGCACTTGGCGCCCCTCTTCCTGGCAGGTATCGGGATCGCAATTTTTAAAGGATGGATACGATTATGA
- a CDS encoding methyl-accepting chemotaxis protein, whose protein sequence is MVAHASSSFFSRLSIRQKITLIVVMAQLFALLAISIGVIGILLSNTSLKTIHSQSLQPLQNLRSCKNALDKQILQNATNLSEGAGDFESTLISVQKSHRLFNEQWSAYLKVSKTPEEIKQLPKAKEIIDRADRSIILLEKAIKAKELMSVLDLLQSDFPYSLTPASSELDDLIELQITNANNLYLIAQDEFKKILILIAVIFPLGMVIVYFVLHFITKYLLKKIADLTQIAQHLRSGNLLERIDSNGDDELSTAAKDMNDSMEELQKMVNGMKSSAHNSISSSEELNKVCETIRGRLEASASDISLTHTQIVTLQDIVQRTSSASDDTNVKIDEASTHLAKASGQISHMNNDIQTVAQTQQILSEDLKTLSSQAQEVKGVLDIIGDIADQTNLLALNAAIEAARAGEHGRGFAVVADEVRKLAERTQESLSKINYTIRTIVEAIVNTSQKMDKSAEEILIVSKDSNAVQVMIQTSSSLMHIATTSVHTSNEGLLNIREGMHLISSKIDSINAIACSNTASISSITTVANGIGENTAELNHKLQKFRT, encoded by the coding sequence ATGGTTGCTCATGCCTCATCATCATTTTTTTCCCGTCTCTCCATACGACAAAAAATCACCCTTATCGTCGTTATGGCTCAATTGTTCGCCCTTTTGGCGATTAGTATCGGAGTTATCGGTATCCTTTTATCCAATACCTCTTTAAAGACGATACATTCGCAAAGTCTCCAACCGCTTCAGAACCTCCGTTCGTGTAAAAATGCTCTTGACAAACAGATACTGCAAAATGCCACAAACCTCTCAGAAGGGGCCGGGGATTTTGAATCAACGCTGATTTCCGTCCAAAAATCGCATCGTCTTTTCAATGAACAGTGGAGTGCCTATCTCAAAGTCTCAAAAACTCCCGAAGAGATCAAACAGCTTCCCAAGGCAAAAGAGATTATAGATCGTGCGGACCGTTCAATCATATTACTCGAAAAAGCGATAAAGGCAAAAGAGCTTATGTCTGTTCTCGATTTGCTCCAAAGCGATTTCCCCTACAGTCTCACTCCGGCGAGCAGTGAACTCGATGATTTGATCGAGCTTCAAATCACCAATGCGAATAACCTCTATCTCATTGCGCAAGACGAGTTTAAAAAGATCCTGATCCTCATTGCCGTCATCTTTCCGCTCGGTATGGTCATCGTCTATTTTGTTCTCCATTTTATCACCAAATATTTGCTCAAAAAAATTGCCGATTTGACCCAAATAGCGCAACATCTGCGATCGGGTAATTTACTGGAACGGATTGATTCAAATGGGGATGACGAACTCTCAACCGCCGCAAAAGATATGAATGATTCGATGGAAGAGCTCCAAAAAATGGTTAACGGAATGAAATCATCTGCCCACAACAGCATCTCTTCATCCGAAGAGCTGAACAAAGTGTGCGAAACCATTCGAGGACGGCTCGAAGCGAGTGCATCGGATATTTCTCTTACCCATACCCAGATCGTCACGCTGCAGGATATCGTGCAGCGTACTTCGAGCGCATCGGATGACACCAATGTAAAAATTGACGAAGCCTCTACCCATCTCGCAAAAGCCAGCGGTCAGATTTCACACATGAATAATGACATTCAAACTGTCGCCCAAACGCAGCAAATCCTCTCCGAAGATCTAAAAACGCTCTCTTCTCAGGCGCAAGAGGTCAAAGGAGTTTTGGATATCATCGGAGACATTGCCGATCAGACCAACCTCTTGGCACTGAACGCCGCCATCGAAGCAGCGCGTGCCGGCGAGCATGGGCGGGGATTTGCCGTTGTAGCGGATGAAGTGCGCAAACTGGCGGAGCGGACCCAAGAGAGCCTCTCTAAAATCAATTACACTATCCGTACGATTGTAGAGGCGATTGTAAACACCAGCCAAAAAATGGACAAATCCGCCGAAGAAATCCTTATTGTTTCAAAAGACTCTAATGCCGTTCAGGTCATGATCCAAACCTCTTCTTCGTTGATGCATATCGCGACAACCAGTGTTCATACCTCCAACGAAGGGCTTCTGAACATCAGAGAAGGGATGCATTTGATCTCATCGAAAATCGATTCGATCAATGCGATCGCCTGCTCCAATACCGCAAGCATCAGTTCTATAACGACGGTAGCCAACGGGATCGGAGAAAATACGGCGGAACTCAACCATAAACTCCAAAAATTTAGAACTTAG
- a CDS encoding MBL fold metallo-hydrolase, whose protein sequence is MGTDFLEHYRGKMISLDEPTLLYEESDHRIYWLGIEEETAFRCNVYLICSGEEYILIDPGSRQYFEQVKRRVAQVVDPNKINALILCHQDPDVAASMVDWLELNPAITIISSARTNVLLPHYGRSDYTFYDIADHMQYSFKNGKKLRFIEAPFLHFPGAFTTYDETSSFLFSGDIWAALDTDWELLSSDFETHKLNMDLFHVDYMASNIAARGFVRRLEGITLKGILPQHGSIFSEKDVPLALDYLKNLRCGLDIVYADLS, encoded by the coding sequence ATGGGAACGGATTTTCTGGAACACTATCGAGGCAAGATGATCAGCCTCGATGAACCGACACTGTTATATGAAGAATCAGATCATCGTATCTATTGGCTCGGAATTGAAGAGGAAACTGCCTTCCGGTGCAATGTCTATCTGATCTGTTCAGGGGAGGAATACATTCTCATCGATCCGGGAAGCCGTCAATATTTTGAGCAGGTCAAGCGCCGCGTAGCACAAGTCGTAGATCCGAACAAAATCAATGCCCTTATTTTATGCCATCAAGATCCGGATGTAGCCGCATCCATGGTCGACTGGCTCGAACTTAATCCGGCGATTACGATTATCTCATCAGCACGAACCAATGTCCTTCTTCCCCACTATGGCCGCAGTGATTACACGTTTTACGACATTGCAGACCATATGCAATACTCCTTTAAAAATGGGAAAAAACTCCGCTTTATCGAAGCCCCGTTTCTCCATTTTCCCGGTGCGTTTACTACGTACGATGAAACCTCATCTTTTTTGTTTTCCGGAGATATTTGGGCTGCGCTCGATACCGACTGGGAGCTCCTCAGCAGTGATTTTGAAACCCATAAACTCAATATGGATCTTTTCCATGTAGACTACATGGCCTCCAATATCGCCGCGCGGGGGTTTGTGCGCCGACTGGAGGGGATAACGCTAAAAGGGATATTGCCGCAGCACGGATCGATTTTTTCCGAAAAAGATGTCCCATTGGCACTGGATTACCTCAAAAATCTCCGATGCGGCCTGGACATTGTTTACGCCGATCTCAGTTAA
- the arsC gene encoding arsenate reductase (glutaredoxin) (This arsenate reductase requires both glutathione and glutaredoxin to convert arsenate to arsenite, after which the efflux transporter formed by ArsA and ArsB can extrude the arsenite from the cell, providing resistance.), with product MIIWHNPKCSKSREALKLLEEKGGSAEVFKYLDTPPSRDEIVALLQKLEISARELMRTKEDLYKELGLAKVTDEAKLIDALAEYPKLIERPILIDGNRAVIGRPVEKVIDFLG from the coding sequence ATGATTATCTGGCATAACCCGAAATGTTCAAAATCGCGTGAAGCATTAAAATTATTGGAAGAAAAAGGGGGGAGCGCCGAAGTGTTCAAATATCTCGATACCCCGCCTTCTCGGGATGAAATTGTTGCATTGTTGCAAAAATTGGAGATTTCGGCGCGTGAACTCATGCGTACCAAAGAGGATCTGTACAAAGAGCTGGGGCTTGCAAAGGTAACCGACGAAGCTAAACTGATCGATGCATTGGCGGAGTATCCAAAACTGATCGAACGCCCGATTCTCATCGACGGAAATCGGGCCGTTATCGGCCGTCCCGTGGAAAAAGTGATCGATTTTTTAGGCTAA
- a CDS encoding nucleoside deaminase produces MSSTFNPVMQIAYDEALKGMNSNDGGPFGAAIVLKGEVIASAHNEVLKTNDPTAHAEVNAIRKASQALGRFDLSDCVLYTTCYPCPMCMGAIFWARIPTVYYASSMEDAAQGGFDDRRFYTMINHPETSLDLRPIDTERTNKLFDFWRAKSDRNIY; encoded by the coding sequence GTGTCGTCTACCTTTAACCCCGTTATGCAAATCGCTTACGATGAGGCTCTTAAAGGGATGAACAGCAATGACGGAGGCCCTTTCGGAGCAGCCATCGTTCTTAAGGGAGAAGTTATTGCTTCCGCCCATAACGAAGTGCTCAAAACCAACGATCCTACAGCTCATGCAGAAGTTAATGCCATCCGTAAAGCATCTCAGGCTTTAGGGCGTTTCGATCTCTCCGACTGCGTCCTTTATACGACCTGCTATCCTTGCCCTATGTGTATGGGAGCGATTTTTTGGGCACGGATACCGACCGTCTATTATGCCTCATCCATGGAAGATGCTGCACAAGGGGGATTTGATGATAGACGCTTTTACACGATGATCAACCATCCAGAAACATCCCTCGATCTTCGTCCCATTGATACCGAAAGAACCAATAAGCTGTTTGATTTTTGGCGTGCCAAAAGTGATCGGAATATCTACTAA
- a CDS encoding GGDEF domain-containing protein, which produces MSEECGEYIKRIAVLERQIKLLSESRKQEERLRAQLNQTMDALKEKKQQLRELNEHLEERVKERTHELNESMRQLTLLASTDHLTKITNRMKFSILLEQKIKEHKRTQLPISLVFFDLDYFKKVNDTYGHIVGDEVLITFTQTVTEHIRGEDIFSRWGGEEFIALFNNCDGPSAIQRSERLRKIIEQTFHPIAKQITCSIGVTEIRDTDTNDTVILRVDQALYKAKEEGRNRVVYL; this is translated from the coding sequence ATGAGTGAAGAGTGTGGCGAATACATCAAAAGAATTGCCGTTCTCGAACGTCAAATTAAATTGCTCAGTGAGTCCAGAAAGCAAGAAGAGAGGCTGCGCGCTCAGCTGAACCAAACCATGGATGCCCTCAAAGAGAAAAAACAGCAGCTTCGAGAGCTCAATGAGCATCTTGAAGAACGAGTGAAAGAACGGACTCATGAGCTGAACGAATCGATGCGTCAGCTCACCCTGCTGGCGTCTACCGACCATTTGACTAAAATCACGAACCGGATGAAATTCAGTATCCTTCTCGAACAAAAGATCAAAGAGCACAAAAGGACCCAGCTTCCAATATCGTTAGTATTTTTCGATCTCGATTATTTTAAAAAAGTGAACGATACCTATGGCCATATCGTGGGGGATGAAGTTCTGATCACCTTTACCCAGACAGTGACGGAACACATCCGCGGAGAAGATATTTTTTCCCGCTGGGGAGGAGAAGAGTTTATCGCTTTGTTCAATAACTGTGATGGCCCCAGTGCGATACAGCGTTCCGAACGACTGAGAAAAATTATCGAACAGACCTTTCATCCGATCGCCAAACAGATTACCTGCAGTATCGGCGTTACCGAGATCAGAGACACCGACACCAACGACACCGTTATTCTGCGTGTCGATCAAGCTTTGTATAAAGCCAAAGAGGAGGGGAGAAACCGTGTCGTCTACCTTTAA
- a CDS encoding 4Fe-4S binding protein: MDKLLTLTALRRVIQLTAFVFFVYGAMIFTTFYTGDKLTQSLPALSCAYDMKGGDFCSLIPLQHQMDHRVSSIFTQGEKVLPALMGTLITLGTVAVLILILNKAFCGWLCPLGFFQDVFTMIGTKLGLTQLGSLSREAVNKIRPIKWFIFLFLVLILPLLTGIGFLGHEWGNPYCSICPSRIMTTAMGGDMSQIYISQASWGYFALSLIADLMFGLMVALALFVRQPFCRICPMLPMQTLFKKIGLLRLVKNGDSHCDSCGNCVKACPMDIYEIQDSTEHKNITHADCTLCGRCVEFCPHDGVMNLKYGPVTLLTSSKESFKKRIKIDKWWKE; encoded by the coding sequence GTGGATAAACTGTTAACGCTCACCGCCCTTCGACGGGTCATCCAACTCACCGCATTTGTTTTTTTCGTCTACGGTGCGATGATTTTCACTACCTTTTACACCGGAGACAAGCTGACCCAAAGTCTCCCCGCCCTCTCCTGCGCGTATGACATGAAAGGAGGGGACTTCTGTAGCCTCATCCCGTTGCAGCATCAGATGGACCACCGGGTATCGAGCATCTTTACCCAGGGTGAAAAAGTATTGCCGGCACTGATGGGAACCCTCATCACTCTCGGAACCGTCGCGGTACTCATCCTCATCCTTAACAAAGCGTTTTGCGGCTGGCTCTGTCCGCTCGGATTTTTTCAGGATGTGTTTACGATGATCGGTACCAAACTGGGACTCACCCAACTCGGAAGCCTTTCGCGCGAAGCAGTCAATAAAATCCGCCCGATCAAATGGTTTATTTTCCTCTTTTTAGTGTTGATTCTCCCTCTTTTAACGGGTATCGGCTTTCTCGGGCACGAATGGGGAAATCCTTACTGCTCTATCTGCCCGAGCCGAATTATGACAACCGCCATGGGAGGCGATATGTCTCAGATCTATATTTCTCAGGCTTCCTGGGGATATTTCGCTCTCTCCCTCATCGCCGATCTGATGTTCGGGCTGATGGTCGCACTTGCCCTTTTCGTCCGTCAACCGTTTTGCCGTATCTGTCCGATGCTGCCGATGCAAACCTTGTTCAAAAAAATCGGCTTGTTACGTCTCGTTAAAAACGGCGATTCGCATTGCGACTCGTGCGGAAACTGTGTCAAAGCATGTCCTATGGATATTTACGAAATCCAAGATTCGACAGAGCATAAAAATATTACGCACGCGGATTGCACCCTCTGCGGACGATGCGTCGAATTTTGCCCGCATGATGGGGTTATGAACCTAAAATACGGTCCCGTAACTCTCCTCACTTCATCCAAAGAGTCGTTCAAAAAACGGATCAAAATCGATAAGTGGTGGAAAGAGTGA